TGAATCCAATCGCCGTACATGGCCGACACCGCATCTTTGGCTTGGATCTGTCGCTTCGTCAAAACGAGCTTCTCGAGCTCCCGGTGCGCCGCGATGAGGATCGTCGCGGCCGGGGCCTCGAACGCGACGCGCCCCTTGATTCCAAGGATGGTCTCGCCGAGATGGATCCCCCGCCCGATGCCGTATGACCCACCGAGAGTATTCAGCTCGGTGATGCAGATCACCGGTTCGAGCTCGTCCCCGTCGAGTGCAACCGGTGTACCGTCTCTGAATCCGATCTTGATGAGGCGAGAGGGCATCGGATGGTCGAAGGCGTTTCGGGTCCAGAGCCACTGCGACTCCGGGATCGACTCGGCGGTACCGGTCGTCTCTTTGCCACCGATGGTGACGCCCCAGAGCCCCGCATTGACCGAGTACTGTGCCTTCTCTGGCACCGGATAGCCGAGCTTCTCCAGGTCCTCGATCTGTTCAGCTCGGCTGGGAGCGAGGTCTCGCACCGGAGCGATCACGTTCAGCTCGCTCGCGACGCTACGCAGCGTAATCTCAAACCGGACCTGGTCGTTCCCCGCGGCAGTGCAGCCATGGGCGACCGCCTCGCACCCTTTCGCAACCGCGACCCTAGCGACTTCTTGCGCCTGTAGGTTGCGCTCCGCGCCCACGCACAGCGGGTAGGTGCCACCGCGTAAAACGTTCCCAGCGATCAACAGGCGCAACGTATCAGCATAGTATGCATTTGACGCATCAATATGCACATGATCGATTGCCCCGAGTTGTTTGGAGAGTTCGGCAAATGCGGTTGCATCCGCTTGCCCGTCACCGGTCACATCGACGGTCACGGTGACAATTTCGTAGCCTGAATCAAGCAGCTTCGGGATGCACCACCGCGTATCGAGCCCGCCGGAGAAGGCGAGCGCGACACGCGGTCGAGGATCAGCAGAGCCAAGATTCATAGCGCATATTATTGCACATTGATCATAAGTATGCAAGTCCCACTTGCTTGAATGTTACGGCGCTTGATGGAAGGGATAGCGGTAGTCGGTCGGCGGATTGTACGTTTCCTTGATCGTCCGCGCGCTCAGCCAGCGGTACAGATTGAGGGCCGATCCCGCCTTATCGTTTGTGCCGCTCGCCCGCGCCCCACCAAACGGCTGTTGGCCCACGACCGCGCCGGTTGGCTTATCGTTGATGTAGAAGTTGCCCGCGGAGTTCCTCAGCCGCGCGACTGCTCGATCCACCGCGTCTCGATCCTGACTGAGGACCGCGCCGGTGAGGGCGTACGGTGAAGTCGAATCGACCAGGTTCATCGCGCCTTCGAAATCGTTCTCGGGGTAGGTGGTCATCGTCAGAACCGGTCCGAAGATTTCTTCGCACATGGTCGTCGATTTGGGATCGGTGGTTTCGATCAGGGTCGGTTCGACGAAGTATCCCTCCGACTTGTCGGCACCGCCTCCTTGTAGGATCGTCGCACTCGGGTTGGCACGTTCGCCGTCGATGTACCGAACAATGTTGTCGAACGACTTCTCATCGATGACCGCGTTGACGAAGTTCGAAAAGTCATCGACCGGCCCCATCTTGAGCGTCTTCATGTCCGCGACTAATCGGTCCTTCACCGCACCAGCGAGGTTACTAGGGAGGTAGGCGCGACTTGCCGCAGAGCACTTTTGCCCCTGATACTCATATGCCCCGCGCAGGAGCGCGGTTGCAACGACGGCGGGGTCAGCGGATGGGTGCACCAGGACGAAATCCTTGCCGCCCGTCTCCCCGACGATACGCGGGTAGCTCTTGTACCGGCCAACATTCGACCCGATCGACGCCCACATAGAGTTGAAAACGCCGGTCGAGCCGGTGAAGTGGACGCCGGCGAAGTCGCGATGGGCAAAGCAGACTTCCCCTACGGTCGGTCCGTTAGCGGTCACGAGATTGATGACTCCCGGAGGCAGCCCCGCCTCGAAGAGGATCTGCATGAAAACGTGCGCACTGTAGACCTGGGTGTTCGCTGGCTTCCACACGACGACGTTCCCGCACAGCGCAGCCGAGGTCGGCAGATTGCCTCCAATCGCCGAGAAGTTGAAAGGAGTGACCGCGAGGACAAACCCTTCCAGTGGGCGGTACTCCATACGGTTGTGCATGCCCGCGCCCGAGATCGGTTGCTGGCGATAGATCTCGTCGAGGAAGTGGACGTTGAATCGCAAGAAGTCGATGATCTCACAGGCGGAGTCGATCTCGGCCTGGTAGGCGTTCTTGCTTTGGCCAAGCATCGTTGCGCCATTCAGGTGCATGCGATACTTGGTCGCAATGAGGTCGGCGGCCCGGAGGAAGATGTTGGCTCGATTCTCCCAACTCAGCGATGCCCAGTGCTCGCGCGCGGCGAGCGCCGCATCGATCGCCGCTTGAACATTGGCGGCGCTACCCGCGTGAAAGTGGCCTAGCGTGTGCGCGATTTTGTGCGGCTGGACGATGGCTTTCAGGTCGCCGGTACGTACTTCGGCTCCACCGATGAACATCGGAATATCGACCGATTCAGATTGAAATGCGGCCAGCTGCGCCTTTAGCCTTGCGCGTTCGGGCGAGTTTGGTGCGTACTGCAGGACCGGCTCATTGACAGGTAGCGGGTAGGTGAAATTGCCCCAGTTCATGCCTTGGAGTGTACCGGCCAGGCAACGAAAAGCCCCTCCCCGCCTATCAAGCGGAGAGGGGCATAACCGACGGTTTATGCTTTGCGACGACGTCGCGCGAGCAGCAAGAGGCCTGCGCCGATGGCGGCGAGGCTTCCGGGCTCGGGCACCGCGTAGGCGTACCCGCTGCACGAGCTGAACACTGCATTCGGGTTCGTCAGAGGCCTAATCGTCACTTCGATCTCCGACCCGAGATAGTAGCTACCTGCGCCAGAGGCAAGCACGGAGTTGCCCAGACCGCCGAACAACGACAACGAATCGCCGTTGGCGATCGTGTAGGTGCGGCAGATGAAGGTCGATTGCGTGCCGGAGGCCGCGTGCGAGAGGTTCATCGCAGGGTTCGAACCCAACCGAACACTCGCTGAGGTGCTGGATGCCGTCGGGCTAAAGCCGGACGTGAAGCTCTTCAGCGTCAAGCAAATCTGCCAATCGAGTGGCGCACCAAACGCAATCGACGGGGTCCAGAATTCGATCTGGTCCTTGAATCCCAGGTTGTAACCGGGGTTGGTACCGGCCGGTGGTTGTGTGGTCGAGCCGACGGTACCAGAACCTTCGATCGCGGCGTAGGTGGTCAGGCGCATCGCGCCGTACTGAGCGTAGCCGGAAGTGTTGATGTACGCCGAACCGACGCTCGTCGGGATATCGGTCGTGTTATCGTACAGAAAATCCGCCGCGTCCGGCAGGATGTTGCTGTCCATAGGATTGCTGCTGCTCGAGTTCGAAACGTTTCCGAAAGTCGTACCGACACCACGCACCCAGCAATTTGGATCGCTCGCTTGCGCCAGCGCCGAAAATGCAAAAACAACTGCCCCTAGGGCAGTCAAACGAAAAGTTGACATGTCCTCTGTCCTCCGCATCTGATTCTATCCGCGACGCGGCACGGTTAGGCCGGTGTCTTTGCTGGGTTTGCGTGCGAGATTGTCACATTGTCCGTAGTTTCGTGCTCAGTTTTTGCGGTTCGATCACACGAGTCCAATGATTTGATCGTCGATGACGTCGATTCCAAAGGCGGCGGGCTCTTTCCCGAGCCCCGGCATAAGCATGATTTCGCCCGCGAGTGCGGTGATGTAGCCCGCACCAGCTAGGGGCCGAAGCTCTCGGATCGTCACCTCGAAATCGGTCGGCGTGTGTCCCTTCGCGGCGTCGTCAGCGAAGCTGTACTGAGTCTTGGCCACGCAAGGCGATAGGTGCCCCATTCCATGCTTCTCGGCCCAGACCAACCGGCGGCGTGCTCCATCGAGAAGCCGGATTCCAATGGCACCGTAAACCTCGGAAGCAATGAGATGAAGCTTTCGGGCGATGGAGTCGGTGGGCCGATAAAGCGGTTCGAATGTTGACGGCTGATTGGCGACGCGGTTGACCACTTTTGCGAGTTGCCGACATCCCTCCCCACCACCACCCCAGGGGTTTGCACTTGCACAGCCGACGTCCATCGCGCGACACGCCTCATGAATCACGCGGTGATCGTGCTCTTCGTCGTCCTCAAATCGGTTGATCGCCACGACGACAGGCGCGCCGTATTTCTTGAGGTGCGATGCGTGCTGCTCCAGGTTCCGGAGGCCAGGGCCGAGCTCGCCGCCCCCATGGTGACGAAGCGCCCGGACAGTCGCGACGAGGACCACCGCCTCTGGGGCCTTCCCGATCTGCGGCACAACCAGATTCATGAACTTCTCCGCTCCGAGATCGCTCGCGAAGCCTGCCTCGGTGACCGTGAACTCGGCGAGGCCAAGGCTGCACTGGGTCGCGAGTACTGAGGAACAGCCGTGGGCGATATTTGCAAACGGCCCGCCATGGACGAATGCCAGACCACCTTCGAGGGTCTGGACCAAGTTGGGACGGATCGCCTCACGGAGCAGTGCGGCCATCGCTCCGACCACCCCAAGCGCGCCGGCACGAACGGGGGCCGCCTGATCATCTTGCCCGACGACAATCTGTGCAAGCCGGGCTTTCAAGTCTTCCATTCCCGTGGTCATGCACAGGATCGCCATGATCTCGCTCGCAGCACAGACGACAAAGCCATCCTCCCGCGAATAACCGTTGGTTGAGCCGCCGAGCCCGATGACAATCTCTCGAAGCGCCCGGTCGTTCATGTCGATCGTTCGCGGCCAGGTAATTCTACGGGCATCGAGGCGACAGCGGTTACCATGGTGCAGGTGCGCGTCTATTGCTGCGGCAAGGAGGTTGTGCGCGCTTGAGACCGCAGGGAAATCTCCGGTGAAGAACAAGTTGATGTCTTCCATCGGCAGCACCTGGCTGTACCCGCCTCCGCATGCGCCGCCCTTGTTGCCGAAGATTGGACCGAGAGAGGGTTCGCGCACGCAGGGGATCGCAGTGTGCCCGATCTTACACAGCCCCTGAGCGAGGCCAATCGTGGTGGTCGTCTTCCCTTCCCCCGCAGGAGTCGGCGTAATGGCAGAGACCAACACCAGCTTCCCCTTTTTGCCCGTCACAAGTCTGCGGATTCCATCGCGCGAGAGCTTCGCCTTGGCCCGCCCCAGCGGTTCGAACTCATCGTCCGCGAGGTGGTAGCCCGTTGCCAGCGCCTGGATGTCCTGTAACTTGGCGGCTTGGGCGATATAGAGATTGGTCTCGGTCGGCATGAGTACAGTTTTCCTCATGCGCAGAATCTTCGCTGGCGAGTTCGCGGCGGTATCCTTACTTCGCGATGAACGATCCGAACGACCAACCTATGGAGCCGAAGAAGTCTGATCAGCCGATTGATCTGGATAGCGGTGGGATTGAGATCAACGGCGCTCCGGACCCGGTAGTGGCAAAGCCCGATTCGACCGGCAACCCCGATATCGTCATCAAGACAGAAGACGAAGGCTCGGGCTACTTTGACCTTACCGAGCTTTTCAACACTCCAAGCGAGCCAGCGATTGCACACACGATGCCGCAGGCCACCCCGGCCCCCAAGCCAGCTGTTCCTGCAGTGGGTGGATTTGGGGACCTGGAAATCGTGAAAGATCCCCCAAAGGGTTCCGACGACTTCGAGATTCGATCCGCGAACAAGATGTCGGACGCGGGTTGGAAGACGAAGAAAGCGCAACCCTCGACCGGGAAGATTTTGTCCATTTCGCTGTTGACACTGATCGCGGTCGCTGTGCTACTTTGGGTCTTGATCGGTCTTAATCGGACCCAAGGCGAGCCGACGGAAGCGCCGCCGTCCGAGGCCCCGATCATCGCTCAGCCTGCACCCGCAGCTGGCGCAACCACCACCCCACAGACTCCTACGACTCCGGTTCCGA
The sequence above is drawn from the Chthonomonas sp. genome and encodes:
- the argG gene encoding argininosuccinate synthase, with translation MNLGSADPRPRVALAFSGGLDTRWCIPKLLDSGYEIVTVTVDVTGDGQADATAFAELSKQLGAIDHVHIDASNAYYADTLRLLIAGNVLRGGTYPLCVGAERNLQAQEVARVAVAKGCEAVAHGCTAAGNDQVRFEITLRSVASELNVIAPVRDLAPSRAEQIEDLEKLGYPVPEKAQYSVNAGLWGVTIGGKETTGTAESIPESQWLWTRNAFDHPMPSRLIKIGFRDGTPVALDGDELEPVICITELNTLGGSYGIGRGIHLGETILGIKGRVAFEAPAATILIAAHRELEKLVLTKRQIQAKDAVSAMYGDWIHEGLACDPACRDIESLLTSSQQRVTGEVAVRLRTGSFMVEGVQSPYSLHAASRAVYGEAVGEWTPAEALGFSRLFGLSSVLHARAGEKA
- a CDS encoding PEP-CTERM sorting domain-containing protein, giving the protein MSTFRLTALGAVVFAFSALAQASDPNCWVRGVGTTFGNVSNSSSSNPMDSNILPDAADFLYDNTTDIPTSVGSAYINTSGYAQYGAMRLTTYAAIEGSGTVGSTTQPPAGTNPGYNLGFKDQIEFWTPSIAFGAPLDWQICLTLKSFTSGFSPTASSTSASVRLGSNPAMNLSHAASGTQSTFICRTYTIANGDSLSLFGGLGNSVLASGAGSYYLGSEIEVTIRPLTNPNAVFSSCSGYAYAVPEPGSLAAIGAGLLLLARRRRKA
- a CDS encoding formate--tetrahydrofolate ligase, whose translation is MRKTVLMPTETNLYIAQAAKLQDIQALATGYHLADDEFEPLGRAKAKLSRDGIRRLVTGKKGKLVLVSAITPTPAGEGKTTTTIGLAQGLCKIGHTAIPCVREPSLGPIFGNKGGACGGGYSQVLPMEDINLFFTGDFPAVSSAHNLLAAAIDAHLHHGNRCRLDARRITWPRTIDMNDRALREIVIGLGGSTNGYSREDGFVVCAASEIMAILCMTTGMEDLKARLAQIVVGQDDQAAPVRAGALGVVGAMAALLREAIRPNLVQTLEGGLAFVHGGPFANIAHGCSSVLATQCSLGLAEFTVTEAGFASDLGAEKFMNLVVPQIGKAPEAVVLVATVRALRHHGGGELGPGLRNLEQHASHLKKYGAPVVVAINRFEDDEEHDHRVIHEACRAMDVGCASANPWGGGGEGCRQLAKVVNRVANQPSTFEPLYRPTDSIARKLHLIASEVYGAIGIRLLDGARRRLVWAEKHGMGHLSPCVAKTQYSFADDAAKGHTPTDFEVTIRELRPLAGAGYITALAGEIMLMPGLGKEPAAFGIDVIDDQIIGLV
- the pruA gene encoding L-glutamate gamma-semialdehyde dehydrogenase, with the protein product MNWGNFTYPLPVNEPVLQYAPNSPERARLKAQLAAFQSESVDIPMFIGGAEVRTGDLKAIVQPHKIAHTLGHFHAGSAANVQAAIDAALAAREHWASLSWENRANIFLRAADLIATKYRMHLNGATMLGQSKNAYQAEIDSACEIIDFLRFNVHFLDEIYRQQPISGAGMHNRMEYRPLEGFVLAVTPFNFSAIGGNLPTSAALCGNVVVWKPANTQVYSAHVFMQILFEAGLPPGVINLVTANGPTVGEVCFAHRDFAGVHFTGSTGVFNSMWASIGSNVGRYKSYPRIVGETGGKDFVLVHPSADPAVVATALLRGAYEYQGQKCSAASRAYLPSNLAGAVKDRLVADMKTLKMGPVDDFSNFVNAVIDEKSFDNIVRYIDGERANPSATILQGGGADKSEGYFVEPTLIETTDPKSTTMCEEIFGPVLTMTTYPENDFEGAMNLVDSTSPYALTGAVLSQDRDAVDRAVARLRNSAGNFYINDKPTGAVVGQQPFGGARASGTNDKAGSALNLYRWLSARTIKETYNPPTDYRYPFHQAP